A stretch of Bombus huntii isolate Logan2020A chromosome 7, iyBomHunt1.1, whole genome shotgun sequence DNA encodes these proteins:
- the LOC126867881 gene encoding xaa-Pro aminopeptidase 1-like isoform X1, with the protein MKAPIHWVLVLFCALGLAEAYYFQNEVIVPFLNYNGAKRSHCSTTAHKQPINRQDTSLRLKQLRSEMTRVASIQGPPLNGYIVTSDDAHQSDSLDPRDMRREFITGFYGSAGEAVITSDKAVFWTDGRYYIQADHQLDCNWILMKRGRAEVPSITEWLMHEFRSQSSVRIGADPTLVSAIDWETWEDELANSSIRLVPVRNNLVDLIWQVDRPNYNPHPAYPLPDKYSGKAWQDKVQLIRIDMALYKADALVLTALDEIAWLFNIRGYDLPNTPVLRAYAVVTHGSIHLYTPRHKILRSVDEHLKMDLCSHANCVRWHNYTSIWYDLRTMSQAWNLVWLPIRCAYSPGASMEIFNSIPPEKRLPKPSPVLSLRAQKNEVEAEGMRRSHLRDAVAMCDFLAYMEEQYTLNSNGWDEMQVARLANEFRYEQDKNKGISFPTIAGYGPHAAIPHYEPNNLTNIKIGQASTLVVDSGGQYLDGTTDVTRTLHFGTPTEEQKKAYTRVLIGAIQLSSLIFPSSLKSNQLDIVARAPLWNVGYDYLHGTGHGIGHFLSVHESPIGVSYGQPVSSDKVCGPVELRPGFFLSNEPGYYKEGDFGVRLENILETMEAGKSKTEIFLKFRDVTLVPYEPKLIDYDMLNPSHIRWLNNYNRRIRDEVGPELKKRLKMDAFNWMLKKTATIPEVRPVDEGLLFGRSHSTPSTFKQFNVLVCFTFLYHILFNFSDVWS; encoded by the exons GCTTGGCAGAGgcatattattttcaaaatgaaGTCATCGTACCATTTCTCAATTACAATGGAGCAAAGAGATCCCACTGTTCGACTACGGCGCACAAACAACCAATCAATAGACAAGATACTTCATTAAGATTGAAACAATTAAGATCAGAAATGACTAGAGTTGCTTCTATCCAAGGACCACCTCTTAATGGATACATCGTCACCTCCGATGACGCGCATCAG AGCGATTCCCTGGATCCTCGTGATATGAGGAGAGAATTCATTACTGGGTTCTACGGCAGCGCGGGAGAGGCTGTCATCACTTCGGACAAAGCCGTGTTTTGGACGGATGGAAGGTATTATATTCAAGCAGACCATCAACTTGATTGCAATTGGATTCTCATGAAACGCGGTAGAGCAGAA GTCCCATCTATAACAGAATGGTTAATGCACGAGTTTCGCAGTCAAAGTTCCGTGCGTATTGGCGCCGACCCAACGCTTGTATCTGCCATCGATTGGGAAACCTGGGAAGATGAATTAG CGAATTCGTCCATAAGATTGGTTCCTGTCCGTAACAACCTGGTGGACTTGATCTGGCAGGTCGATCGACCGAATTACAATCCGCATCCAGCGTATCCGTTGCCGGACAAATATTCAGGAAAAGCATGGCAAGACAAGGTCCAGTTGATTCGTATCGACATGGCGTTATATAAGGCCGACGCGTTAGTTCTTACAGCTCTCGACGAAATAGCCTGGCTGTTTAATATTCGCGGATACGATTTGCCAAACACACCTGTCCTCAGGGCGTATGCGGTTGTTACTCATGGATCGATACATTTGTACACACCGCGACACAAGATTTTAAGATCAGTGGACGAACATTTGAAGATGGACCTTTGTTCCCATGCAAATTGCGTGAG ATGGcataattacacttctatttggTACGACTTACGAACAATGTCCCAAGCTTGGAATTTAGTATGGTTGCCGATACGATGTGCTTACAGTCCAGGTGCCTCCATGGAAATATTTAACTCT atcCCGCCGGAGAAACGATTGCCAAAACCGTCACCGGTGTTAAGTTTACGAGCGCAAAAGAACGAGGTCGAGGCGGAGGGGATGAGGAGGTCCCACCTAAGGGACGCAGTGGCGATGTGCGATTTCCTAGCATACATGGAGGAACAATATACACTGAATTCGAATGGGTGGGACGAGATGCAAGTAGCTAGACTGGCGAACGAGTTTCGTTACGAACAGGACAAGAATAAAGGTATCTCGTTCCCTACGATCGCTGGATACGGACCTCATGCTGCTATTCCCCATTACGAACCTAACAATCTAACGAATATCAAGATTGGACAAGCGTCGACCCTGGTTGTGGACTCGGGAGGACAATATTTAG ATGGCACTACAGATGTCACAAGAACGCTGCATTTTGGTACGCCAACAGAAGAACAGAAAAAAGCATACACAAGAGTGTTAATCGGAGCAATACAACTGTCTTCTTTGATCTTTCCAAGCAGTTTGAAATCCAACCAGCTGGACATCGTTGCAAGAGCACCATTATGGAACGTTGGTTACGACTACTTGCACGGGACTGGCCATGGAATCGGTCACTTTTTGTCTGTCCACGAAT CACCTATTGGTGTATCATACGGACAGCCTGTATCATCGGATAAAGTTTGTGGACCTGTTGAATTAAGACCAGGATTCTTTTTATCAAACGAACCTGGTTACTACAAAGAAGGCGACTTCGGCGTTCGTTTGGAGAACATCCTTGAAACGATGGAAGCAGGCAAATCA AAAAcagaaatttttttgaaattcAGGGACGTCACGTTAGTTCCATATGAACCAAAGTTGATTGACTACGATATGTTAAATCCATCACAC ATACGATggttaaataattacaatcgcCGAATTAGGGATGAAGTAGGTCCAGAGTTAAAGAAAAGACTAAAAATGGATGCTTTCAATTGGATGTTGAAGAAAACTGCAACCATTCCAGAAGTAAGACCAGTCGACGAAGGATTGCTTTTTGGCCGTTCTCATTCGACACCTTCTACATTCAAACAATTCAATGTACTAGTTTGCTTTACTTTCCTGTATCACATTCTATTCA ATTTTTCAGATGTATGGAGTTAA
- the LOC126867881 gene encoding xaa-Pro aminopeptidase ApepP-like isoform X2 has translation MKAPIHWVLVLFCALGLAEAYYFQNEVIVPFLNYNGAKRSHCSTTAHKQPINRQDTSLRLKQLRSEMTRVASIQGPPLNGYIVTSDDAHQSDSLDPRDMRREFITGFYGSAGEAVITSDKAVFWTDGRYYIQADHQLDCNWILMKRGRAEVPSITEWLMHEFRSQSSVRIGADPTLVSAIDWETWEDELANSSIRLVPVRNNLVDLIWQVDRPNYNPHPAYPLPDKYSGKAWQDKVQLIRIDMALYKADALVLTALDEIAWLFNIRGYDLPNTPVLRAYAVVTHGSIHLYTPRHKILRSVDEHLKMDLCSHANCVRWHNYTSIWYDLRTMSQAWNLVWLPIRCAYSPGASMEIFNSIPPEKRLPKPSPVLSLRAQKNEVEAEGMRRSHLRDAVAMCDFLAYMEEQYTLNSNGWDEMQVARLANEFRYEQDKNKGISFPTIAGYGPHAAIPHYEPNNLTNIKIGQASTLVVDSGGQYLDGTTDVTRTLHFGTPTEEQKKAYTRVLIGAIQLSSLIFPSSLKSNQLDIVARAPLWNVGYDYLHGTGHGIGHFLSVHESPIGVSYGQPVSSDKVCGPVELRPGFFLSNEPGYYKEGDFGVRLENILETMEAGKSGRHVSSI, from the exons GCTTGGCAGAGgcatattattttcaaaatgaaGTCATCGTACCATTTCTCAATTACAATGGAGCAAAGAGATCCCACTGTTCGACTACGGCGCACAAACAACCAATCAATAGACAAGATACTTCATTAAGATTGAAACAATTAAGATCAGAAATGACTAGAGTTGCTTCTATCCAAGGACCACCTCTTAATGGATACATCGTCACCTCCGATGACGCGCATCAG AGCGATTCCCTGGATCCTCGTGATATGAGGAGAGAATTCATTACTGGGTTCTACGGCAGCGCGGGAGAGGCTGTCATCACTTCGGACAAAGCCGTGTTTTGGACGGATGGAAGGTATTATATTCAAGCAGACCATCAACTTGATTGCAATTGGATTCTCATGAAACGCGGTAGAGCAGAA GTCCCATCTATAACAGAATGGTTAATGCACGAGTTTCGCAGTCAAAGTTCCGTGCGTATTGGCGCCGACCCAACGCTTGTATCTGCCATCGATTGGGAAACCTGGGAAGATGAATTAG CGAATTCGTCCATAAGATTGGTTCCTGTCCGTAACAACCTGGTGGACTTGATCTGGCAGGTCGATCGACCGAATTACAATCCGCATCCAGCGTATCCGTTGCCGGACAAATATTCAGGAAAAGCATGGCAAGACAAGGTCCAGTTGATTCGTATCGACATGGCGTTATATAAGGCCGACGCGTTAGTTCTTACAGCTCTCGACGAAATAGCCTGGCTGTTTAATATTCGCGGATACGATTTGCCAAACACACCTGTCCTCAGGGCGTATGCGGTTGTTACTCATGGATCGATACATTTGTACACACCGCGACACAAGATTTTAAGATCAGTGGACGAACATTTGAAGATGGACCTTTGTTCCCATGCAAATTGCGTGAG ATGGcataattacacttctatttggTACGACTTACGAACAATGTCCCAAGCTTGGAATTTAGTATGGTTGCCGATACGATGTGCTTACAGTCCAGGTGCCTCCATGGAAATATTTAACTCT atcCCGCCGGAGAAACGATTGCCAAAACCGTCACCGGTGTTAAGTTTACGAGCGCAAAAGAACGAGGTCGAGGCGGAGGGGATGAGGAGGTCCCACCTAAGGGACGCAGTGGCGATGTGCGATTTCCTAGCATACATGGAGGAACAATATACACTGAATTCGAATGGGTGGGACGAGATGCAAGTAGCTAGACTGGCGAACGAGTTTCGTTACGAACAGGACAAGAATAAAGGTATCTCGTTCCCTACGATCGCTGGATACGGACCTCATGCTGCTATTCCCCATTACGAACCTAACAATCTAACGAATATCAAGATTGGACAAGCGTCGACCCTGGTTGTGGACTCGGGAGGACAATATTTAG ATGGCACTACAGATGTCACAAGAACGCTGCATTTTGGTACGCCAACAGAAGAACAGAAAAAAGCATACACAAGAGTGTTAATCGGAGCAATACAACTGTCTTCTTTGATCTTTCCAAGCAGTTTGAAATCCAACCAGCTGGACATCGTTGCAAGAGCACCATTATGGAACGTTGGTTACGACTACTTGCACGGGACTGGCCATGGAATCGGTCACTTTTTGTCTGTCCACGAAT CACCTATTGGTGTATCATACGGACAGCCTGTATCATCGGATAAAGTTTGTGGACCTGTTGAATTAAGACCAGGATTCTTTTTATCAAACGAACCTGGTTACTACAAAGAAGGCGACTTCGGCGTTCGTTTGGAGAACATCCTTGAAACGATGGAAGCAGGCAAATCA GGACGTCACGTTAGTTCCATATGA